The genomic interval ACCCACTGACGACCAGTTTTCTGTTAATTAACACAGCCCAGCAGATTTAATTAGAAATGTTCTGCTGGATCTAAGAGTCCCAAGACAAGGTTTCCAGGGCCTTAGAAAGAGAAACAAGTTCACAGcatcacataaaaataaataagtaagaCTTTCTCTAAatcagtgtgtttgtccttaatttgaggaggtaaataagattatctgccaattgaatgagtattttgacccctaaaataagataattagacatactgtacgtgaaataagatgatggatatgagttgttccttttttaagtgcaaaaatctttggtaactcatcttattttcctgctcaaatcaaggacaaatacactaatttcaagaccattttacttactttttgtttcatttttgcagtgctccaCTGTATTTAACAATGGGCTTAAGGGAATTTTTCAAATACGGATCTTTGAGGGTTTTTGGCACGAAGCTCAGAGCTCAATCGAAGGCTACGTTCAccctgcaggtcttgatgcttaGTCACAAGTTTTTGCTGTTCaagttgtttggaaaaaaaataaaaaaagaaacatgcagATACTGGCTGCCGTTTGTTCTTgatattattagaaagctgttgagcaatgagagctgacaatattaagaccccATCGTACCAAGATGAAGTAagataagaagaaagcagaacaGATATTAATGTTCTTTTATGTAGCGCCGACTGCtgatccaaacaagtttatatattcAGAAATAAATGCGTTAAATTGAAaattttagagatttttttgATAAGCTtacatttattactacataaacacataaTAGTACAAAAATGGGTACCGTTAAGTAGCGATACCAGGTATTTGTACCACATCGGTTCAAATGTGAAGGATACCAATCTCTGCTTATTTACCCTCTTCACTGCATATGGCAGCAAAAATAAACGTTGGACCTCTTCCAGCCGTTTTTATCACACTTCCACAAGTTTAAAACGTTTTATTAGTGAACATTTCATTGATATGAGCAATTTTAGGCAGGAAGACATTTTGTTGTAAGTATTTAATATAAACGTACTTGTTTAAAAGCCCTACTTTAAAAGCATGTACTCTTTATCTTTCCCGTTTTGAAGACTAGCTTACAGAAACAGGACTCTGTGTCACATCACATTTATACCCCAGAAAAACACAGTTATGGATTATTAGGTCATTTTTTTAGACTCAATTAAGTCAagtacaaattaaaaataaatcctgcTACACATATTTTATAATATTAGATGCTGATTGTGCTATTAAGGATTTTGGGattagttttatttgaaaaacaacagaagaaatgtgcaaatcaaattaaagtttttttttttctttcaaaaacctCTTGGTTGATATTTTCCTGCTGCGATAAAAGATGAACACATCTTTACTAGGGGTTCCCAAACAGTGTATTAAGCTTTAAATATAATAtagttttaatattaaataaggcaaaggaaaagaaaaaagatatttagttttagtcgtaaagatttatttatttatttattttttggttgaGTTTAGCTAATTGGCTGgttttgctgcaaaaaaaattgtgtgtgaattatttttttatttttttaggggtggaaaaaagagagaatcaTGGCTGAATATCCGGATGGCAAGATCATCCTCGTCCTCCCTGACGATCCCAAATATGCCCTGAAGAAGGTTTGTTTCCAGCGGCCGAGCCTTTTGTCTCCATGAACGTTGCGGACGTTaaacatctgtgtgtgtgtttcacattttggaccTCTAACCTGCCGTCCATCAGGTGGAGGAGATCCGGGAGATGGTGGACAATGACCTCGGCTTCCAGCAGGTGGAGACAAAGTGTCCCTCTCAGACCAAAACCTTCCTCTTCATCTCTATCGACAAGAAAGTGGCCGGATGCCTCATAGCAGAGCACATCCAAGAGGTACCAGACTGCAAGCTCCTGAATCAGAACCGTTCTGTCTCtgaggctctttttttttttttttaacccaccgTTATCTCCTATGTGCTCAAAGGGCTACAGGGTGATCGAGGAGGCTCCGCCTGAGGGCTCAGAGGGGGAGAAGGTGATGTTCGAGCGTCAGAGAGCGTGGTGCTGCTCCACCACGCCGGAGCCGGCCATCTGCGGCATCAGCCGCATCTGGGTGGTCGGCATGATGCGGCGCCGGGCCATCGCCACGCGCTTGATCGAGTGTCTGAGGTCAGTCTCTTGTAATTAACTCTGCCTGTCGacgtttttttacatttcaccaCGTTACGAGCacttttatttggattttatgtgacagagctACAGTGTGAAGAAATGGGTAAGAAATATTTAACGgataaaaatcctgaaaattagTGCGGGTTGTGTTTATTCTTGATTTCTTCTACTCGGATGCCCTAAAATAAAACCCGGTGCAAGaagttgccttcagaactgaCCTACACAGCAAAAACGGatacaaaaataagtaaaatgttcttaaaaatgtgtgtttgagcagttaaataagatcatctgccaatggaatgagtatttttactcctaaaatgagataattggacatcctgcacttgaaataagatggagatgaattgttcctaatttaaataaaacaaatcttattccattggcaggtcatcttatttacctgctcaaatcaaagacaaatacactcattttaagaaaattttacttatttttagtttgttttttgcagtgaggagGGTCCACATGTGTGTTAATTTATTCtcagtaaaatgtgtttttttttaacaaaggctTCAGTGGTTTGTTAgagacgggtcagggagaaagtggTGGAGACGTTTCAGGCATggttaggttataaaaacaatatcccaagctgtGAAGATCAGTTTATCGTCAaggaggaagagaaacaggcccacagcatcacagatgcTATTTAACACCTAGCTGATGTAGAGTGGTCAGGAAATAGCCTTAAACAagtgagtttttattgtttttctcatCTCCGGTGTCATGTTTAATGACAAGAAGTCAGGAGTTTGATACAATATGAAGTCCGGTTTGCAGCCTGCTTTAAATCCACATCTTGAAGAGGATTCGCTCGGGTCGCCAgacagcatcatgttgtgagGAGCCTTGGTTTAAGCGAGCACAGGGACGTTGGATGCTGGAGACCTGAGGCTGTGGTTGAGGACCACCTATCAGCAGGAGGGATTCGGTTTAAAGCCTATTCCTTTGTTagactggcctagtcaaaggccaaATAATCTGTGGTAAGAGTTGCACATTTATGTTCACAGAGACTCCAGTCTGGCACAGCTTGAGCTTCATAGCAACCAGGAATGTCTAAAATTGTTGCTTCTACATTTGCAAAACTGCTGAACACCCGAAAAGACTCTATAGCATATTTAAACTGGGGCTTTGATATAATTTTTGTATTGTATCTTTGAgatttgtgtaaaaaaagaacaaaacaaaacgtgtAAAATCTTcatcacatttttgttttaccttgtgttggtctgcttcaggaaaatgtattatacaaagtagggctggacgataattcaaaaacaatatatataacgatgatagaaaaaagggtaaataaaaagttcaatagaataaaggttttccttccttatgcattctagccaaaCAGGTAGATTCattttacagtcattacatcctcccaaccaatcagaaatgcagacccaggaactctgtcatcaagctccgccccctacaaagagttcagagagcacgcctttgtttttccttttttttttttttttaaatgtgcagttttggtaaaaagttggttgaataaagggttgagttttaattcattgtttgtatgttctgtatctaaaaataggttgctaagcaacagcatagaatggccagggctgcagttaaaatgtatgttttgaatttgttgataattatcaatatcgatcaatatgatttttattttatggatatgtttttttttatatatatatatcgtccagccctaatacaaaacaaatgaaatatctGCCGGATAATTGACGTTCCTTTCCTTTTCGTGCAGGAACAACTTCATTTACGGTTCCTACCTGAGCAAAGACGAGATTGCGTTCTCCGACCCCACGCCGGACGGGAAACTCTTCGCCACTCATTACTTCGGCACCTCGCAGTTTTTAGTTTACAACTTTGTGAGCGGAACCGGCGCCATCAAGCCCAAAAAAAGCGACTCGGTATGACGGCCCGCCGGGAGAGGCGACGGCGGATTCGGAGACGAGATCCTCGCCGCGTGTAGACGGACATAAGTTAGCCCCTCCGAGAGGCCGGCTGCTGGCCGAAAACTCAGGATGACAACTTCAACTCTTCTTCCCTGCATAGTATTTTGagaaaatctattttctttATACTCTTTTTAAGCAAGCGTTTGGTTTTATTAAGACAGCTACGTGCATGAAGCGAGAGCAATAGAGTTTAAAGAGCAtatcattttttcatgttcagcAAACCGAAGTGAAGGTGAGTGTCAGGATCTCCTCCTGGACCCTGAGGCTGCCATCGCCTCCAGCTGTGGGTTtaaatcccccccacccccaagcCGAGCCCCACACTGTCCACGTTTTATCCTTTTACTGTCCGAGTGTTAAAATGTCGCcttggttgtttttctttttaaaaaaatgttttatttagtttttttgtactttttttggCCACATGCCTCCCCTAACCGGCACGTGGCTTTTTATTCAGTTAGCGTAGAGAAACATCCTGTTATTCTTTAgtcataaattaaaatgtatgtcaAATAATCATGTAGATTTATGCATACTATAGTGAGATTTATAATGGAAGACGAGAaggatttaaaatctttttttgttttttttgtttaagttgGTATAAAGGTCCAGTTTTAACGAGGGTTTAGATCACACTCCGATTAACAGCATCATCCTTTATTTACTTCCTTGTTGTTAAAACGGTCGCCTTTTAGAGAGACATTTTTGTGTAAGAAAATGAAATGGATTTATATGAACCtcttatgtaaatatttatttaaataaaccatgtatgatattttttttctgcaggcaagtttttgttttcatttcagtgCTCTGCCTCCTAGTGGTCATTGACTTGTATTGCAGAGAAAGGAGCATTTGGCGTCTAGATGGTGTACTTGCATATCAATAAATACATCAGATTATGGcttttcaaaaatacttttgtaGGAAATGTGGTTTACTTTTCAATTAAAGAaaggattgtttttattttgttcttagGTGGGTCAGTTTTTGAGCACATTTGCTTTCTTGTTCTATATGACATAAAGATCTAGCAAAAATTTTTTAGTGTCCATTTGTGGCAATTCCGTTCAGATAACGCattaaaaaacagctagaaTTATATTTTGCAAATAACTTTCTATCGAACGAaattgcagtttgtttttgGCAAACATTATTAGAATCCCAAGAGGAACATGCAGTCCCAGAACATTAAATTAAAGAGATTATTTGTAACAAGGTTACAAATCTCTTTAATATGccaataaaaaacagtttttttttgggtcagTTTTTGAGCACATTTGCTTTCTTGTTCTATATGACATAAAGATCTAGCAAAAAATTTTTAGTGTCCATTTGTGGCAATTCCGTTCAGATAACGCattaaaaaacagctagaaTTATATTTTGCAAATAACTTTCTATCGAACGAaattgcagtttgtttttgGCAAACATTATTAGAATCCCAAGAGGAACATGCAGTCCCAGAACATTAAATTAAAGAGATTATTTGTAACAAGGTTACAAATCTCTTTAATATGccaataaaaaacagttttttttgggtCAGTTTTTGAGCACATTTGCTTTCTTGTTCTATATGACATAAAGATCTAGCAAAAATTTTTTAGTGTCCATTTGTGGCAATTCCGTTCAGATAACGCattaaaaaacagctagaaTTATATTTTGCAAATAACTTTCTATCGAACGAaattgcagtttgtttttgGCAAACATTATTAGAATCCCAAGAGGAACATGCAGTCCCAGAACATTAAATTAAAGAGATTATTTGTAACAAGGTTACAAATCTCTTTAATATGCCaataaaaaacagctttcaAATCCAGTTGGAAGATGAAAACCAGCAAGCAGTGGCTTAACTAAAGGAATACCACAGTTGTAACCCATGTCTCggatatttctttttctttaagcaTTTAATCCAGCTGAGGTTAACGTCTTGTAAATCTCACCCATACTCATAGATTTGGTTCCcttcacaatcctctcaaaTCTActgttatctttatttattatgcacctttttctaccacagtgttttttccttccactcaactttccagtGGATAATTTATTTTAGGGATAATGAAATTCCAAAATcggtttaaaagaaaagaaaaagttacaTAAGACTAATAATAAAATGGTTATTCCCATTGCCAAAGCACCTTCAActccctttttccttccacataaTTTACCATCAATACGACTGGAGTTTGCCCTCCTTTTGGACGTTTTCAGTCTCTCCTATGATCTGGGGACACTTGAAATATCTCACAAATCTACATAATTTccgagtttcactttttgaattgaattattcattataaattattttttctataACACTGACGTGTACTGGGATGCATTTGCATAGTTAAGAGCGTTCTAAATTGTGGGAATTTTCTTGCTTGAAGACGTAAACACATTCCTCGACGCTCCTGTCACAACACGGGACCGCTTGATGGCATCTCCTGAGAAACAAAACAGGCTTAGAACAACACAAACGCTTCCTCAAACAGAGCGGGGACAAAACCGAGCTCTCCGCCGACTCCTCCTCAGAGAGCTGATACGAATCAGGAAGAGAGGAACAACAGAGCTGAGCTCATTGAGGTGTCTTTCACTCAACGACCAccaatggcatttttttttttttcttgtttagtgCACAAAGGTCATCTTGGTTGATAAAAATAGTCAGGGAACATAAgctttgaaagacaaaaaaggcaGGCAGGTACTTGTAAAGATTTTTATTCTTACATATCagcttaaaaagacaaaaaaaacatcacagctgCCTGATTGTAAACCATGAATCTGTTCATTCTAAACATAACCTTTTTGGTCAAGCTATCAAAAACATACATTATTAACACAACAACCACAGTATTTACAGGCAGTTTCTACATACCGGGCTTGTTAAAAAGCAACTGGCCCTTAAGATTAGATTGGCCTCGTTTCCTGACATCTGCAGGGTGTCTAAAGAGTTTTAAAGTGAGATTACAGTAATGCTCTGGctgcttgttttgtttacagGCAAGCTAGAAAGAGCTAACTAAAAAAAACCAGCTCTGGTGGGTGCATTGAAAATACAGGACatgcttgatttatttttaccaagAATCAACCAGCAACTAACTCCTAATGTACAGCGCAAAGGCTGTAAACAAGCTAAATTATTCCTTCAAGCATtctgacttttttgttttggtaattTTTAAAGGTCTTGATCGAAATTTCCGCAAGTTTTCTGCGGTTCAGTCCGGTTCCTGTACAGGTTGTGCACCCTGTGTTTGAAAAAATGAGAATGGAGCCTAAAATAAGTGTGagacctctaaaaaaaaaagcactctcCAATAAATGAAAAGTACCCGACAGGCCCTTctttaagaaataattaaaaaataatctagAAAAGACCTGACACAGGACCTGGAAGATGTATCACCCTTCGGTTTCTGGCTAAAAATCACCGAGCAAATTTCCAaattatgtgtttttgcctggaAAATTTATATTTGAGTAATTTCTTTTCATATATTCAGGTAAAGAAATTAGGGGGAAAAAACGTGCCTTTGTAACAGACTGATAAGAAGTTATAAATGCATTGGTGGTTTGTTAAGCTGTTTATGTATAGATACACCAAAGccttttgcttttagtttagcAGTTTCTGTTTTACACCCACACAATTTGTACTTATAAACAGAGATGAGAGATATATCTCAATAAAGTACAATATAACCAAAAGGTTCTTTTAATTCAATAATTTACATTAGAAAGGGGACGTCATGAATCAAATAGGTTCATTCTATATGTAGGAAAACATCTTTAAGCgtttatttttgctcattttgaaAGTTATGGCTTACATCAAGTGAAAGCTCACAATTCTGTTCCTCAGTAAATTTCAATATTAAacaagaccaataaaaaaaaggctgtgGTTATTCCTGCTGCTGGTGCGGCTCTTACTGCCAcgacttttccttccactcaactttccagcAATATACAGTTCTTGGGTCCAGCAGCTTCGTTAGCGTTTACCATTTTGTGGCTAACCCTCCTTTGCGGATGGTGTCAATAACTGTCAGCTGGAGGTTTCAATAGCTGTAAGTAATAGTCATTAAAAGTAACAGAAGTCTCGAAATGTATAACTCTATATGTAATAAAGCTATATAATAAATTAGTGAAAGTGGGCTATTAGCTCTGTCGCTAATAGTAAGAAGATGATTGAGAAAGCCAATCGAAATCAAACGAAAAGCCTAAAAAACTATGAATCCAGACCATTTTAAAATAgctgaataaattattgctccctggaaggaaaatatgaaaaatttaaatagagAAAGACAAAAACTAAACCTTTTGGAGAGTAACTATGAACAGAAAGGTTAAAACTATGACATTGTGTTTTGCGTGGAAGTTAGCTGAGATGAGTTGACAGTAAAGGCCAATAACAACATGAAAATGTAGGCACCAAAGACAACATATTAATCTGTAACCCCGTGTAGTTCTAGCTGAAACTTTGGAGGCTTTGTTACTCTCATAGTATGGGACAATGCTCCCCACAAAAACTATACAGTAAGTCCAAAACGTCGGGCTCCGGAATCCGTCTGTTGGCGACGACCTGACCTTTCCCAGGCTGCACCAACACAACCTCACCACCAGGCGGCGGCTCCACCAGCGGGTGCACCTTGTTGCCCTTCATCTTAAAGTCTGCAACTGCGATTCCTGGCAGGGTGCCGTTTCTCTCTGCCCACGTTTGCCTGTCCGCCGAGGCGTCCTCTGTCTCCTCGGCGCCGTCTGCGTCCTTGCTCGCCGCGCTCGTTTCATCCGGACACGCCTCTGATTCGCTGGCGTAAGGCAGCGAGAAGTAGGTGCACTTTCCAGGCTGGGACTGGGTCTCGTCTTCTAACTCTGGCTTTGTGCTGAACAGTGAGTACGGAGTCTTCTCCTCTGTATCCTTACACAATCCGTCATCGTGGAACGTGTTTGCGAAGGTTTTGTTTATCCCCACCGGGTCGGACACGGACTTTCTCATCGATGTGTTCTCTCTGAGGAGCCAGCGTCCGTCATCGATAGGGACACTGTCTCCGGGCCCCACTTGTGCGTTGAAAGCGATGCATCTTGTTGCTTCGCTGAAGATGTCCAGCGCGTTGGAGGAATTGAAGTAGGATAGTTCGGACATCGCTTTGGATCTGGCTGAGTGGAACGGGGAGAAGATGCTCGAGGCTTCCCTCTTTCTCTGATCCGGCTCCGGAGGGGATCTTTCACTCGCTTCCTCGGGTTCGAGGTCTTTCTTGCCGTAAAGCATTTCGATCGCCCTCCTCACAAAGCCTTTCGAGATGGATTTCCGTACCGGGTCATCTTCGTTGCCGGAAAGGTCGCCGGACGTCTGGGACTGATAGCCGCCGCTGCCCGAGGTCTCTGCTCTGAGCTGGGACGAGTTGGGGTTGACGGAGCCCGCCTGCTGGATGTCTGTGGCGCTCCTGGCTAAAAACATTTCCCTGATGGATCTGACTCGACTTCCCTCGGGCTCTGTGGTTATAACACTGCTGGAGTCGTAGCTGAAAGACAACGACGACTGAGGAGCCGATCGGGTGCAGAGAGGCAGCTCGGACGTGGGCGACTCAGACGGGGAATCCTCCACCTCTGGAGAGGACTTCCTCTGAGGGAGACGTCTGATTGTGGAACTTTTTGGTGCAAGTTTGGGCTTCTGGGCTTCAGCCACCTGCTTTTCCAGAAGAGTTACTCGCTCAGCAACAGACTGGGTTATCACTTCATTGGGTTGCCGCTTTTGACCTTCTACGATTGCCTCATGGGTTGACTCTTCCAGCTGTGCTCTCGGTGGAGTTTCCAGCTTTTGtgcattgcttttatttattttcctttctttactCGCTTGTTCCTCCTCAGAACTGGAGTCCTTTTCAAAGTAACTCAACTCCTCTTCAATTAAGCTGCTCATTTCATCCTTTAGCTGGACTTTGTCTACACGTTCCTCAAAACTGCTGTGCTCGTTGCCGCTGTCATCATCAACACTAGATCTCAATGCCTTCCCTGAATCTTCAGTTATCATCAAACTGCTGTCGTCTCTTTTGCTGCATAAATTGTGATTTTCTAACAAACTAATTGAGCTCCTTTCAATAGAACTTTGCAGTTTTAGCTCGTCGCCATACTGGGCCTCATCTTCTGAGCTAACCCGGTCTTCCTCCGGCTCCTCCATCAAGGCCTCCAGATCGCGacccttttttgtttgttctgcaaACTTAGAAAGACTATCAAGAGGAAGAtggtcttcctcctcttcctcattaCCAGACAGGCTTTCCTCAATGATAACCTTTAGTTTTTTAGAATCGACTTCAGGCTGCTCTGCCTCTGAAGATGGTTCCTCTGCATCTGAGCTTCCTGTACCTTCATCTGTACTTATGCTTAGCCCCATACTGTACATTTGACTTTGTAACTTACTTTTAATCTCTGCTGGATCGTCCTCTGGCAGATTTTCACTAACTGAGTTGTGCATTGCATTATTCCCTTTTACATTTACCTCTGCATAGTAGTTTGAGTCTGGCTGCTTCTCCACAGACAGACTACTGAGCTTAGAGCTTGCACTGAtctcatgttctgccctctcATTATTGACACTTGAGATTCTCTGAGGTTCCTCAGCTAGATCTGATCTAGTGCCCTGGATTATTTTGTTCTCAAGGatgttttcctcattttgttttggttgcCTACAATCCATGTACAGCTCTGGGTTTACAGATTTTGTCTTTCTGCACACATCTCCACTGACTTTTGCCCTTTCTAGTGTTGATTTCTCGCTCAAGGACGCCTGCTGATGCTGTTTTTTAGTTTCCAGATTATCTTCACCCGTTGCATCCCTACATGACTGTGGGTTTATAGACGTTGTACGGTAAATCTCCCTTTCTGGTGGACTATTTTTGGAATCGGCAACAGAATTTGACCAATCTTGGCATTGATAGTCTTCATTTGCTTGCCCAGTTGGTTTGTACTTTCCTGCTTCGGAAAACAGAGGAATTCTGTCCCTTTCCGATTGTTTCGGCTGGTTAATATCAGTCAATTTTTTAACAATAGACTTCACATCCACATTTTGTTCGTAATCTCCAGCATCATTGTCTCCAGTGgtgatgttttttgtgttttcgtGAATATTTTTGTCTGCCAATAGCTTCAGTGTGCTAGAATGAGTCTTTCCTCCATTGAAGCCCTCACGTTCTGCGCCTTCTGAAAGGGAAGCCAACTCTTCCTTTAGCTTCTGGGGAATGCCCAGGTTATCTATAATCTCATCAATAACATCTCCTCCGATGCTACAGTCTAATTCAAGTCCAGCCTCagtctccagtccagtttgaGACGCGTTGGGTGTTGCAGTCCGACTTTTGCATCTGTCACCGAGTTCCTGGAAACCCCTCCAGCTTTGCAGAAGCTGCGTCGAAGCCGACTGTTGCAAATCTGACAAACTGATTCTCAGTCTTTGGGAGTCCTCGATGTTGGCGATTTCTCTTAGAGAATCGATCATTTTTAACGCCTCTGCGCAGCTGACGCTGTTTGCATTCAGCTCTTTCATGTTGAGGTTCGCCAAGCCTTCCTTCAGGGTCATAACAGCCAGAAAAGCGAGAAGAACCTTAGACGAGGACCCAAACGTTGAGGCCACATGAGAGGAAAAGTCGGGCAAGCTGTTGGACTTCTCCAAACAGGACGGGCGTTTATTCTGAGTGATTTGTCTTATTGATTTGATTGAGTAGCAGATCTTCTCAAGGAATGGCTTCATGTTCGGCTGGTTTACTGCGTTTATTGGCTCTGGCATCACAGATATAACCTGATGTCCTGCCGCCTCCTTTGCGTCATCACAGTTGTCAGCTTGCATTTGCGCTGTTTGGGATGCTGTTTTCTTTGATTTCCTATTGTTTGACTCTGACGGACTGTCCGAAGCGAGGTTTCTTGGAAGAGTTTTTTTGCTGGATTTGTGTCTAACGGGTGGCGAAgccacatctagagactgagaGTATGGGGAGGTTCTCTGAAGCTCTTTTGTTTCAAGGTACTTTCTCTCTGTTGACGGACTAGCGTTGGGTGTTTCAGGTCGTTTGGTTGGAAGAACATGTTTGTCCAGAAGGCGAGCAGTCATCGGTGATAGTTTTGGAGAGGTGTTTTGAAGGTCAGAGGTGTTCTTGTTGTGGAACTTCCTCCCTGGAGGTGgactactttttatttttgtgcttttcatCAAACTCTTTGGTGATTCCGTCTTGGGTGTTTTTCTCTCTTGAATTGGGATTTTCCCCAAAACTGAAGTTTCACTTGATGCAACGCTGGAAGAAGACATTCTTCCATCAGAGGCTAAACTAAGTGGAGACACAGAAGTACAAAATGATGGAGTTCCCAGCTCTAAGGTTGGTTTCTGGGTTTCTTCTAATGCGGCTTTAAGCGTTTGTGTTGTCTCTGTCGGGCAGATTTCATCCCCAACAGTGTGGATAGGAGCTGATAATTCTTCAGAGTCATCATTATCTGAAGCATATTTATCCATAGTGGCCTTTCTGAgagacatttttctttccagAGAGCGATTACTGACCAAAGGAGCTCTTTTAATGGATGGGGCTCTGGATAGTTCTACCCTCTGTTGAGCGAGGGCATTCTTGCTCACATCAGATGTTTTTTCTATTGCGTTATCATCTGGAGATATGGACTTGTCAGATGCAGGACTCATACTTAATTGATAAATATCTGATCTTTGACTGCTTATAGGGCTGATGGATACAGACGCTTCATTATTATTTCCAAAGTCTTCAGCGTTGAGTAGTTCAGGCGGTGGTGGCGGTAGCTCCATAGAAACTGTACTAGTAGTTCTGGTCCTATTACCTTCTTCACTGCCTTCAGTTGTTTCTGTTCTGGGTGGAAGCATTTCAGAGCAGATCCCATTTAGCAGCGGTTTAGCTCGTGAATCTCTCTGACTTGAGCTGTTGTAATTTTCTACGTTTACAGCGTTTGTGTGTCGGTCAGCATTTTGCAGCCTGACGCCGGTTTTCTCCACTGCTGGAGTCGATTTGTTTTCAAAAGACTGCACTCTCAGCTTAACTGAAGGGACGATAATGTTTGCCGCCGATGGGAGTTCTAATGGTTTGCCGGTTTCTGATGTTCCTACTTTGTTCGATGATGGATCTGAATGGGCCTTCTCGAGCCAGTTCTCGACATACTCTTTAGCAACAGAGCTGGAGGAGTTAAATTGTTGCGAAGGCCTGGCTCTGCTAACATGCAAGGACTCGTTTTTACTCTGCCATATCATTTCTCTCTGGGATTGACTTGTTTCAGT from Fundulus heteroclitus isolate FHET01 chromosome 21, MU-UCD_Fhet_4.1, whole genome shotgun sequence carries:
- the LOC105918108 gene encoding uncharacterized protein LOC105918108; the protein is MNESVHRRTLPDQSSGSGHTFDTSHHQSVTSTVLSKRVCFYKSGDPQFNGLRVVINNRTFKTFDALLDSLSKKVPLPFGVRNITTPRGVHGIHTLDELEDGKSYICSDSRKVKPIDLALARRRLPPWYHARPVSSRRRTAGFFPGRKNIRREDPVVVRTPKKLVVFRNGDPSVRYTVLLHKKTTSSYESILGHISELMQFKVNKLHSPDGRRIDGLPGLILSSGSVVAVGREPFRPAVYNVEKSASPTRRHTKRRAFKRQKTSVSKKMTPSFHSNSRNFSASSERYLVRQIHNSVAESSCDLPTNSTELDSDRVLESLTETEEDTCLGKGHDEGQDGALSNDNNIEKSFRVNQDGSMTVEMKVRLTIKEEETVQWTTTLTRSATADQLNTPCLPDSGPEQELCSKNSQTSAASTDIVPKDRTRDDKDDDPPSLGNGAFSDSFQEEDDPKDHTEGLLPRRAPTPGCKKMNKLQASLDSITSVTVDEFGEGNVGSYCFREETNRTTTERIHMENQTSTRPVPKPRRLGSVDVNSRDMSAFTSTEIMHAESSGEEVTETVLHIYEQQTCHDNFLANVGIHGMPASGATSETRQLSSSNDLELDLWKLSPASEPVSKWRADRMSVTSDLRLTGTTQGAKRELLQQTTKSHVKLGEKEDPRVSSKLKPHSKHVRLATTPGKRRRKTLGKAAEKRKRAKPFSSAVFIKRIYGNKRKPPKKVKKRATPTWNSSPMPNAKNVNVHSSLKGKTSKQSFYRTNTETSQSQREMIWQSKNESLHVSRARPSQQFNSSSSVAKEYVENWLEKAHSDPSSNKVGTSETGKPLELPSAANIIVPSVKLRVQSFENKSTPAVEKTGVRLQNADRHTNAVNVENYNSSSQRDSRAKPLLNGICSEMLPPRTETTEGSEEGNRTRTTSTVSMELPPPPPELLNAEDFGNNNEASVSISPISSQRSDIYQLSMSPASDKSISPDDNAIEKTSDVSKNALAQQRVELSRAPSIKRAPLVSNRSLERKMSLRKATMDKYASDNDDSEELSAPIHTVGDEICPTETTQTLKAALEETQKPTLELGTPSFCTSVSPLSLASDGRMSSSSVASSETSVLGKIPIQERKTPKTESPKSLMKSTKIKSSPPPGRKFHNKNTSDLQNTSPKLSPMTARLLDKHVLPTKRPETPNASPSTERKYLETKELQRTSPYSQSLDVASPPVRHKSSKKTLPRNLASDSPSESNNRKSKKTASQTAQMQADNCDDAKEAAGHQVISVMPEPINAVNQPNMKPFLEKICYSIKSIRQITQNKRPSCLEKSNSLPDFSSHVASTFGSSSKVLLAFLAVMTLKEGLANLNMKELNANSVSCAEALKMIDSLREIANIEDSQRLRISLSDLQQSASTQLLQSWRGFQELGDRCKSRTATPNASQTGLETEAGLELDCSIGGDVIDEIIDNLGIPQKLKEELASLSEGAEREGFNGGKTHSSTLKLLADKNIHENTKNITTGDNDAGDYEQNVDVKSIVKKLTDINQPKQSERDRIPLFSEAGKYKPTGQANEDYQCQDWSNSVADSKNSPPEREIYRTTSINPQSCRDATGEDNLETKKQHQQASLSEKSTLERAKVSGDVCRKTKSVNPELYMDCRQPKQNEENILENKIIQGTRSDLAEEPQRISSVNNERAEHEISASSKLSSLSVEKQPDSNYYAEVNVKGNNAMHNSVSENLPEDDPAEIKSKLQSQMYSMGLSISTDEGTGSSDAEEPSSEAEQPEVDSKKLKVIIEESLSGNEEEEEDHLPLDSLSKFAEQTKKGRDLEALMEEPEEDRVSSEDEAQYGDELKLQSSIERSSISLLENHNLCSKRDDSSLMITEDSGKALRSSVDDDSGNEHSSFEERVDKVQLKDEMSSLIEEELSYFEKDSSSEEEQASKERKINKSNAQKLETPPRAQLEESTHEAIVEGQKRQPNEVITQSVAERVTLLEKQVAEAQKPKLAPKSSTIRRLPQRKSSPEVEDSPSESPTSELPLCTRSAPQSSLSFSYDSSSVITTEPEGSRVRSIREMFLARSATDIQQAGSVNPNSSQLRAETSGSGGYQSQTSGDLSGNEDDPVRKSISKGFVRRAIEMLYGKKDLEPEEASERSPPEPDQRKREASSIFSPFHSARSKAMSELSYFNSSNALDIFSEATRCIAFNAQVGPGDSVPIDDGRWLLRENTSMRKSVSDPVGINKTFANTFHDDGLCKDTEEKTPYSLFSTKPELEDETQSQPGKCTYFSLPYASESEACPDETSAASKDADGAEETEDASADRQTWAERNGTLPGIAVADFKMKGNKVHPLVEPPPGGEVVLVQPGKGQVVANRRIPEPDVLDLLYSFCGEHCPIL